CCGGACTCCGTGCTGCCTCATGGCCGCCAGATGCGGTCCACGGGCGATGAGATGCACCTCGGCGCCCGCGCGGTGGAGCGCGGCGCCGACGTAGGCGCCGATGGCACCGGCGCCGAGAACTGCGACTTTCACGGGAACACTCCGTTCGGTTTGAGGGATACCGCGGAGGTGGCTGCCGTCCGGCCGCCCACGGGTCACGTACGGCTCGGCGTATGGCTCGCGGACGGCTTGTGTCGACGAAATATTGTCTACAGTATGGAGGTTGGGGCGGCAAGAGTCCGCGCGCCGACCGTTCGGCGCATGCCGCATACCGTTCACCGCATACGGTCGACGCCGCGTCTTCTCAACGCCCTCGCGGATCTCTACCGTCCGGGGTTCATGAGTCCCCCAGTCGCGCCCCCGGGCTGGAGCCGCTGGCTCGTTCCGCCCGCCGCTCTCTCCGTACATCTCTCCATCGGCCAGGCCTACGCCTGGAGCGTGTTCAAACCGCCCCTCGAATCCGCGCTCGGCCTCAGCGGCACCCAGAGCGCGCTGCCCTTCCAGCTCGGCATCGTCATGCTCGGCCTGTCCGCCGCGTTCGGCGGCACCCTCGTGGAGCGCAACGGCCCGCGCTGGGCGATGACCGTCGCGCTGCTCTGCTTCTCCTCCGGCTTCCTGCTCTCCGCGCTGGGCGCGTTCCTGGAGCAGTACTGGCTGATCGTCCTCGGCTACGGCTTCGTCGGCGGCATCGGTCTCGGCATCGGCTACATCTCGCCCGTCTCCACGCTGATCAAGTGGTTCCCGGACCGGCCCGGCATGGCCACCGGCATCGCCATCATGGGCTTCGGCGGCGGCGCCCTCATCGCCTCGCCGTGGTCGGCCCAGATGCTGGAGTCCTTCGGCGGCGACAGCTCCGGCATCGCACTGGCCTTCCTGGTGCACGGGCTGTCGTACGCCGTGTTCATGCTGCTGGGTGTGCTGCTGGTCCGGGTTCCGCGCACCGCCCCGCAGGCGCGGGGAACCACCTCGGCGGCCCCCGCCGGCCCGCAGGTCTCCGCGAACCAGGCGCTGCGCACCCCGCAGTTCTGGCTGCTGTGGATCGTGCTCTGCATGAACGTCACCGCCGGCATCGGCATCCTGGAGAAGGCCGCGCCGATGATCACGGACTTCTTCGCGGACACCTCCACCCCGGTGTCGGTCACGGCCGCCGCCGGATTCGTCGCGCTGCTGTCCGCGGCGAACATGGCCGGCCGCCTCGGCTGGTCCTCGACGTCCGACCTCATCGGCCGCAAGAACGTCTACCGCGTCTATCTGGGCGTCGGCGCCCTGATGTACGCCCTCATCGCCCTGTTCGGCGACTCCTCCAAGCCGCTGTTCGTCCTGTGCGCGCTGGTCATCCTCTCCTTCTACGGCGGCGGTTTCGCCACGGTTCCGGCCTATCTGAAGGATTTGTTCGGTACGTACCAGGTCGGTGCCATCCACGGACGGCTGCTCACCGCCTGGTCCACGGCCGGGGTGCTCGGCCCGCTGATCGTGAACTGGATCGCCGACCGGCAGGAGGAGGCGGGCCGGCACGGCGCGTCCCTGTACGGGCTGTCCTTCGTCATCATGATCGGGCTGCTCGTCGTCGGCTTCGTCGCCAACGAACTGGTGCGGCCCGTCGACCCCCGCCACCACGTCCCCGCCCCGAAGGAGGCCGCCCATGTCGAGCGACAGCAGTCAGAGTCCGCCTAGCCCGGACCGGCGGTGGCTGATCGCCCTCGCCTGGGTGTGGGTGGGCGTACCGCTCGCCTACGGGCTGTACGAGCTCGTCCGCAAGGCGACGCAGCTGTTCACCGGGTAGGAGCCGGGCACGGGCAGGAGCCCGGGCGCGGGTGGCAGCCGGGGCGCCGGGTGGGCGTTCGACAGGTGTCCGGGCGTCCGAGCTCCTGACCGAAGCTGACAACCCCGGCGCCGGTTTCCTGTCGCCTTGGCTGCCGTCGTACCCGTGAGTCACTGATCAGACTGGTGGATCCGCTACCCAGAGTACGAGGGGGATCCACCCAATGAACGGCTCGCGCATCGCCGCCGTCGGCCACTACCAGCCCGCCAAGGTCCTCACCAACGAGGACCTGGCGGGCCTGGTCGACACCAGTGACGAGTGGATCAGGAGCCGGGTGGGCATCCGCACGCGTCACATCGCCGGACCCGACGAGCCGGTCGACGAGCTGGCCGCCCACGCCGCCGCCAAGGCGCTCGCCGCGGCCGGGCTGACCCCGGCGGACATCGACCTGGTCCTGGTCGCGACCTCCACCGCCGTCGACCGCTCGCCCAACATGGCCGCCCGGGTCGCGGCCCGTCTGGGCATCCCGCAGGCCGCCACCATGGACCTCAACGTCGTGTGCGCCGGCTTCACCCACGCCCTGGCCACCGCCGACCACGCCGTCCGCGCGGGGGGCGCGAGCAGGGCGCTGGTCATCGGGGCCGACAAGATGTCCGAGGTGACCGACTGGAGCGACCGCACCACGTGCGTGCTCGTCGGCGACGGGGCGGGGGCCGCGGTGGTCGAGGCCGCCGGCGAGCCGGCCATCGGACCGGTGCTGTGGGGCTCGGTTCCCGAGATGGGCAACGCGGTGCGCATCGAGGGCACTCCGCCGCGCTTCGCCCAGGAAGGGCAGAGCGTCTACCGCTGGGCCACCACACAGCTCCCGCCCATCGCGCGCCGGGCCTGCGAGCGGGCCGGGCTGGAGCCGGCGGACCTCGCCGGAGTGGTGCTGCACCAGGCGAACCTGCGCATCATCGAACCTCTCGCGGAGAAGATCGGCGCCGTCAACGCGGTCGTCGCCCGCGATGTCACCGAGTCCGGCAACACCTCGGCCGCGAGCATCCCGCTGGCCTTCTCGAAACTGGTCGAGAAGGGGGCGCTCACCACGGGCGATCCGGTGCTGCTGTTCGGCTTCGGAGGGAACCTGTCGTACGCGGGACAGGTCGTGCGCTGCCCCTGAGTCCAGGTCGGTTCCTCGTGGTGTGACACGGTCAACTCCCCGAAGCCCTGGCTCTTGTGCGCCGTAGACTGTAGACGAAAGACAATCAATACTGACTC
The Streptomyces tuirus genome window above contains:
- a CDS encoding OFA family MFS transporter, yielding MSPPVAPPGWSRWLVPPAALSVHLSIGQAYAWSVFKPPLESALGLSGTQSALPFQLGIVMLGLSAAFGGTLVERNGPRWAMTVALLCFSSGFLLSALGAFLEQYWLIVLGYGFVGGIGLGIGYISPVSTLIKWFPDRPGMATGIAIMGFGGGALIASPWSAQMLESFGGDSSGIALAFLVHGLSYAVFMLLGVLLVRVPRTAPQARGTTSAAPAGPQVSANQALRTPQFWLLWIVLCMNVTAGIGILEKAAPMITDFFADTSTPVSVTAAAGFVALLSAANMAGRLGWSSTSDLIGRKNVYRVYLGVGALMYALIALFGDSSKPLFVLCALVILSFYGGGFATVPAYLKDLFGTYQVGAIHGRLLTAWSTAGVLGPLIVNWIADRQEEAGRHGASLYGLSFVIMIGLLVVGFVANELVRPVDPRHHVPAPKEAAHVERQQSESA
- a CDS encoding MFS transporter small subunit, producing the protein MSSDSSQSPPSPDRRWLIALAWVWVGVPLAYGLYELVRKATQLFTG
- a CDS encoding beta-ketoacyl-ACP synthase III: MNGSRIAAVGHYQPAKVLTNEDLAGLVDTSDEWIRSRVGIRTRHIAGPDEPVDELAAHAAAKALAAAGLTPADIDLVLVATSTAVDRSPNMAARVAARLGIPQAATMDLNVVCAGFTHALATADHAVRAGGASRALVIGADKMSEVTDWSDRTTCVLVGDGAGAAVVEAAGEPAIGPVLWGSVPEMGNAVRIEGTPPRFAQEGQSVYRWATTQLPPIARRACERAGLEPADLAGVVLHQANLRIIEPLAEKIGAVNAVVARDVTESGNTSAASIPLAFSKLVEKGALTTGDPVLLFGFGGNLSYAGQVVRCP